The Trinickia caryophylli genomic sequence TCGCGAATGGTCGTCGTCATCGATCGAGCGCCCTCGATTCCCTCTTTTCGAATGTCCGCGATTGTATAGTAAAAATCCTGGAAAACTGCCCATATCGGTTCGGGGAATTCCCTGAACCCCATATACCGATTGAATTCTAGAACAAATGTTTGTTTAGTAAAAATGACTAAACAAGGCCGGATTGCAGGCAGGCAGAGCCGTTGGGGGGCGGCGCGCGGCGAGAAGGACCGGCGAGGGGAGGGGGGAACAGGAAGGAGTGGGAAGAAGCTGGAAGAAGCGGGCGGGGCGGGACGCCGCCGGAGGGCGTCCGCCATGCGAGCGCGGCGGCGCGTTCGCGTTTGCTCAGTCGGCCATCGCCGCGGCACGGGCACCGCCGAACGCGGGCTCGTGCATGTGAAGCAGCGCGGCGCCTTCGTCGATGTCGATGAGAAACGAGCCGCTCGGCTCCTGCTTGGCGCGATGCTTGGCGAGCGCCGCCACGGAGGCGATTTCCTCGCTGCCGTAGCGGGCGCCCGCGGCGGAATTCACGCGAACGCAGCCGATGGCCATCGTCACGAACGAAAAGAAGGTTGGATTGCCGCGCCGGTCTTCGCCGTGGATGCCGCCGGCCTCGCGGTCCTCGTCCGCATAAAAACGCAGCGCGCCCGAATTGAAGGCGTCGATTGCGGCTTGGACGCGCGCCGGCCAATCCTCGCTCTGGAACAGGATGAGGAAGTCGTCGCCGCCCACGTGACCGAGGAAATCGCGCGTGGGGTCGCAGGCATCGGCGAGCACGGCCGCCGCGAACTTCAGCACTTCGTCGCCTTGCCAGTAGCCGTAGCGGTCGTTGAACGGCTTGAAGTGATTGAGATCGACGTAGCAGGCATGGAATTGCGCTCGATGCTCGACGAGCCGTGCGATGTGCGAGCTGATCGGGATGTTGCCGGGCAGGAACGTGAGCGGGTTTGCATAGCGGGCGGCTTCGATGCGCACCTCGGTCACTGCGCGCACGAGGCTTTCGCCCGTGCCGAGCCCGAGATACCTGCCTTGATCGGTAATGACGAATCCATCGGCCAGATAGCGCTGATCGTCGCTCGCGAGCAGCTTCGCCATCTGCTCGACCGTCATCGATTTTTCGATGACGACGGGCGATGCATTCGCGAACAGCAGGCACGGGCGCTTGCCGAAGAGCTCGCGATGATAGGGCAGTGCGTAGCGGTCCATGAAGCTGCGGCGATTGACGAGTGCGACAGGCTCGTCGTTCTCGACGATCGCGAGCGCGTGCAGCGCCGGCAGCCGGTTGAAGAGGTCGAGCACTTCGTTGTTGGTCGCCGTGATCGGCAGTGCCGGGGCCGCGACGAGCATCTTGGCCGCGGCAACCCCACCCGACGGCGAGCCGGGCAGCGGGCTGCGCGTGGCTCCGGGAAAGACCGCGATGTGGGCGGCGTCGAGCACATCCCTCACGGCGCCGTCGATCGTGCACGGCGCGTGGGCGGCCGGGCGCCCGAAGAAAAAGCCCTGTCCGAACGCGATGCCCATGTCGCGCACCACGATGAGATCCGCCTCCTTCTCGATGCCCTCCGCCACGAGCCGTGCGCCGCTCGCGCTCGCGAAGCGCTGCATCGCGCGCACGGCCTCGAACTTGAGAGGATCGTTCGCGATGTCGTCGATGAAGAACCGGTCGATCTTGACGACGTCGGGCTGCAGGCGGACCCACAGGTTCATGCTCGCGTTGGCGGTGCCGTAGTCGTCGAGGGCGAATTGTGCGCCCGTCTCGCGCAGCGCGGCGACGACCGGCTCGAAGCCCGCGACGTTGTCGATCGCGCATTGCTCGGTCAGCTCGAGCACGATGCGCTCCATCGGCATGCCGTGGCGGCCGAGCCAGTTCATGACACGCTCGCGCGTGGCGCCCAGCGCGACGATCGCTTCGGCACTGAAGTTGAGGAAGAGTTTTCCCTCGCAGCCCAGGCCGGCGAAAGCGGCCACACAGGTTTCGGCAGCGGCGTGCTCGAGTGCCACCGAGAGGCCTTCCCTGGACGCCTGCGCGAAGAGCTCGCCCGGCGTTTCGAGTGCCGTACCGGCAGGGCCGCGGATCAATCCTTCGTAGCCGAGGATGGTGCCCCCGTCGAAGTCGACGATCGGCTGAAAGACGGCCGAAAGCGCACCCGCTTCGATGAGCTCGGCGACCTTCGGCGCGCACGGCGAGGGCGCAAGACGTAATGACATGACGGATTCAAGCCGTAGAGGTGGAACTATCGACTTAACGACCGGCGGCCTTGATAGTTAAGTGAATTTTTCGTGAAGCGTTGCACCGGAGTGGTGCGTTGGCTTGGGGCTCGTTCTCCGATTGGCACGATTCCTGGCCGCACCGGCCGCCGGTGCGCCGGTCGCCGGCCGCCAGAAACGCAAATTCGAAATCGGTGCGGGAGGAGGCCGGGCCGGAGGCCCGGTCGGGGTCAAGTGGGCGCGGCGCTCATGTCGGCGCGGGCGCCGGAGCTGGCTTCGCGCGCCGCGGCGGGCACGCCCTGAGCCCCGGCGTTCGCAGCCTCGGGCTCGGGCGGCAACGCCGCGATAACGACGCGGTTGCGCCCGCGATCCTTGGCGGCGAGCAGCGCGGCGTCGGCGCGCCGGATCACGCGGTCGATCTGCTCGCCGTGCACGTGCTGGGCCACGCCGACGCTGATCGTGAGCGTCACTTCGTGCTGGCGAAGTTCCTCCACGCGCTTGCGCAAGCGCTCGGCCACGCGCGCCGCGTCGTGCTGGTCGGTGGCCGGCAAAAGAGCGACGAACTCCTCGCCGCCGAAGCGTCCGCACACGTCGCTCGGCCGCAGGCTCTCCTGGATCTGCCGCGCGATGGCGCGCAGGGCGCGGTCGCCGGCGTCGTGGCCGAAGCGGTCGTTGACGGACTTGAAGTGATCCGCATCGATGTAGAGCACGGACAGCGGCTGGCCGTGGTGATCGACACGATGCAGGATGCGCCGCCCGAGTTCGAAGACGCGCCGGCGGCGCGGCAGTTGGGTCAGCTCGTCGATATCGGCGAACGAGCGCAGCTGCCGCTCGAGCCGGAAGCTTTTCTGCTGCGAGCGCAGTGCGAAGAGATTGGTGACGATACTCGTGGAAACGGCGATCAGCATCGAGAGCAACAACCCGTAGCGCTCCGCACCCGGCGGCTCGCCGGCGAGGATCAGCGCAAGCGGCCCGGCCGCCGAGAGCGCTGCCGCCCCGGCGAAGTCCCAGCGCAACAGCAGCACGGGGCTGAACGTGAGCGGGATCAGCGCGAAGGCGGGCAGCAACAGCGACGGTCCCGCGCCGCGCAGCAGCGCATGCAGTACGAGGCCGGCTTCGAGCGAGGCGATGAAAACGAGCGCTGCGATGGTTGCGCGAATGCCGCCGCGCTTGCTCCATGCCACGACGAGCGCAGCGCCCATCGGCATGGCCGGCAGTGCGCTCCATGCCACGGCCGACTCGCCTGCGCCGACTTTGCCGAGCCAGGCATCGCCGAGCACGAGCACGACGTAGCCGGTCAGCGCCGTCGTGAGCTGCGCGCACAGGGAGGGCCACAGCTTGTCCGCGGCGTAGTTGCCGAATGACTGTATATCCTGCGGCGTTTCGATCGTCGTGGCGCGTCGCCCCCGCCAGCGCCTTTTTCGGCGAGGCCGCTCGGCCGCGCCATGACGATCCTCGCCAGACCGATCCTCGCTGCTCATTTATTTTCTCTCTTCGATGTGCAACTTCGGCTTGCGCTGCACGAGTCATTCGTGCAGTGGCGTCATTCTAATGGTGCGAAATAACGGAGGCGACGGTTTTTACGATATTTATTAATCGTGTTAGTTCTGCAGTGCGCCGCCCTCCGCGCTGACAGTGGGGAGGCCGCTTGGGCGGCCTTCGGCAATACTCGCCGTTTCAGGCGACAAATTGCGAAGAGGTGATTTTCAGTCGAATCGGCAAACGTTTGCCGTTACGCTCGGCTAAATAAAAGCCGACAAGAAATGATTTGTTGGAAAGTGCGTCGGCAAACCATATTCATATGATGAATGTGGTTTGCCGACGCACCCGACTCACGCGCCTATCGCGCCCCGGTTGCGGGCCCGGTCTCCCGGCTCGCGCGCTCGGCCCAACGTTGGGCGAGCGCGGCGCATACCATCAGCTGCATCTGATGAAAGAGCATCAGCGGCAGGACGACGGCGCCCACGGCCTGTGCCGAGAAAATCACTTTGGCCATGGGAATGCCCGACGCGAGGCTCTTTTTCGAGCCGCAAAACACGATCGTGACCTGGTCGGCGCGATTGAAATGCAGACGCTTGCTGGCCCATGCCGTGATCAGCAAAGCCGCGCCGAGCAGTACGGCGTTGACGAGCAGCAGGCCCGCGAGCGCGGCCGCCGACAGCTGATGCCAGAGCCCTTCGTTGACGGCTTCGCTGAACGCCATGTAGACCACGAGCAGGATCGAGCCCTGATCGACGAAGCGCAGCACGCGCCGGTTGCGGTCCAGCCAGGGGCCGATGAGCGGCCTCAGCAGTTGGCCGGCCACGAACGGCACGAGCAGTTGCACGACGATGTCGCCGACGGTATGCCACGCGGAGCGTGAACCTGCGGCGTGATCGGTCACGATCAGGCTGACGAGCGCCGGCGTGACGAAGATGCCGATCAGGCTCGAGGCAGACGCCGCGCAGACGGCCGCCGGCACGTTGCCTTTCGCGATCGAGGTGAAGGCGATCGACGACTGCACGGTCGAGGGCAACGTGCACAAGAACAGCACCCCCATATAGAGCGCGGGCGGCAGCAGCGGGGAGACGAGCGGCTTCAACGCGAGCCCGAGCAACGGGAAGAGCACGAAAGTGCTCGCCAACACGAGCGCATGCAGGCGCCAGTGAGTCGCGCCGGCGAGCACGGCCTCGCGGGAAAGCTTGGCGCCGTGCAGAAAAAAGAGAAGGCCGACGGCAACGTTCGTCAGTGCGTTGAAGGCAACGGCTGCTTCACCGCGACAGGGCACGACGCTCGCAAGAACGACGGTGCCGATGAGCGCGAGTGTGAAATTGTCGGGGATCAACAACGGCAAACGGGGCAGGCGGGGCATGTGAGCTTCTCGAAATACGGGGCACGATGCATCGCGGGCACAGCGAAGGGCGCGGGCCTCGCGCGGCATCTCGCGCCGCCACATCGGCGGAAAAAGACGCCACGTTACCACTAGCGGTAACAACGCGTTACAACGCCGAATGCCACCTAACACTTTTTGCCTCGACACCATCCCCGGCCCACCCATAAATTACAGCTGGACACGCCCGGGGAAGGCCTATCTTCCGATCACCTTGCGGTAAAAGACGGCATAGCCGTGCCGGGCGAGGCGGG encodes the following:
- a CDS encoding EAL domain-containing protein; amino-acid sequence: MSLRLAPSPCAPKVAELIEAGALSAVFQPIVDFDGGTILGYEGLIRGPAGTALETPGELFAQASREGLSVALEHAAAETCVAAFAGLGCEGKLFLNFSAEAIVALGATRERVMNWLGRHGMPMERIVLELTEQCAIDNVAGFEPVVAALRETGAQFALDDYGTANASMNLWVRLQPDVVKIDRFFIDDIANDPLKFEAVRAMQRFASASGARLVAEGIEKEADLIVVRDMGIAFGQGFFFGRPAAHAPCTIDGAVRDVLDAAHIAVFPGATRSPLPGSPSGGVAAAKMLVAAPALPITATNNEVLDLFNRLPALHALAIVENDEPVALVNRRSFMDRYALPYHRELFGKRPCLLFANASPVVIEKSMTVEQMAKLLASDDQRYLADGFVITDQGRYLGLGTGESLVRAVTEVRIEAARYANPLTFLPGNIPISSHIARLVEHRAQFHACYVDLNHFKPFNDRYGYWQGDEVLKFAAAVLADACDPTRDFLGHVGGDDFLILFQSEDWPARVQAAIDAFNSGALRFYADEDREAGGIHGEDRRGNPTFFSFVTMAIGCVRVNSAAGARYGSEEIASVAALAKHRAKQEPSGSFLIDIDEGAALLHMHEPAFGGARAAAMAD
- a CDS encoding GGDEF domain-containing protein; protein product: MSSEDRSGEDRHGAAERPRRKRRWRGRRATTIETPQDIQSFGNYAADKLWPSLCAQLTTALTGYVVLVLGDAWLGKVGAGESAVAWSALPAMPMGAALVVAWSKRGGIRATIAALVFIASLEAGLVLHALLRGAGPSLLLPAFALIPLTFSPVLLLRWDFAGAAALSAAGPLALILAGEPPGAERYGLLLSMLIAVSTSIVTNLFALRSQQKSFRLERQLRSFADIDELTQLPRRRRVFELGRRILHRVDHHGQPLSVLYIDADHFKSVNDRFGHDAGDRALRAIARQIQESLRPSDVCGRFGGEEFVALLPATDQHDAARVAERLRKRVEELRQHEVTLTISVGVAQHVHGEQIDRVIRRADAALLAAKDRGRNRVVIAALPPEPEAANAGAQGVPAAAREASSGARADMSAAPT
- a CDS encoding bile acid:sodium symporter family protein, with amino-acid sequence MPRLPRLPLLIPDNFTLALIGTVVLASVVPCRGEAAVAFNALTNVAVGLLFFLHGAKLSREAVLAGATHWRLHALVLASTFVLFPLLGLALKPLVSPLLPPALYMGVLFLCTLPSTVQSSIAFTSIAKGNVPAAVCAASASSLIGIFVTPALVSLIVTDHAAGSRSAWHTVGDIVVQLLVPFVAGQLLRPLIGPWLDRNRRVLRFVDQGSILLVVYMAFSEAVNEGLWHQLSAAALAGLLLVNAVLLGAALLITAWASKRLHFNRADQVTIVFCGSKKSLASGIPMAKVIFSAQAVGAVVLPLMLFHQMQLMVCAALAQRWAERASRETGPATGAR